In [Clostridium] cellulosi, one genomic interval encodes:
- a CDS encoding phosphopantothenoylcysteinesynthetase/decarboxy lase (High confidence in function and specificity), whose amino-acid sequence MNVLITAGGTTENIDPVRKIKNTATGRLGNLIAEEFVKQGKNQISNIFYVCEKGTIIPNLPCLKVNLVSGVNETKCTLTKLLTDNKIDAVIHSMAVSDYTVDSVTTVDDLAEFISQKLFSHKEDFQTERSLTEFITGCIKENNRLLDNDKKISSNVNNLMLLLKQTPKLLSMIKKLQPSVILVGFKLLSGVKKQYLIDVGYELLQKNDCDFVLANDSLNISNDHHIAYLISPDKSYIQFQTKEKIAHGIVQKILNMVDKR is encoded by the coding sequence TTGAATGTTCTGATAACAGCAGGAGGAACGACGGAGAATATTGACCCAGTGCGAAAAATTAAGAATACAGCCACTGGAAGATTAGGCAATCTTATAGCAGAAGAGTTTGTAAAACAAGGCAAAAATCAAATTAGTAATATCTTTTATGTCTGCGAGAAAGGCACTATAATTCCAAATTTGCCTTGCTTGAAAGTCAATTTGGTATCGGGTGTAAATGAAACAAAGTGTACTCTAACTAAACTGTTAACTGATAATAAAATTGATGCAGTAATCCATTCGATGGCTGTTAGTGATTATACTGTTGACAGTGTGACCACAGTTGACGATCTTGCGGAATTTATTTCTCAAAAGCTTTTTTCTCATAAGGAAGATTTTCAGACCGAAAGGTCACTTACTGAATTTATCACTGGCTGCATAAAAGAGAATAATAGACTGCTTGACAATGATAAGAAGATTAGTTCAAATGTCAATAACCTGATGCTACTTTTGAAACAGACACCGAAGCTTCTTAGCATGATAAAAAAGTTGCAGCCATCAGTGATACTGGTTGGTTTTAAATTGCTGAGCGGTGTCAAAAAACAATATCTCATTGATGTAGGGTATGAATTGCTGCAGAAGAATGACTGCGATTTTGTTCTTGCTAATGATTCACTGAATATTAGTAATGATCATCATATTGCGTATCTTATATCACCAGATAAATCGTATATTCAGTTTCAGACTAAAGAGAAAATAGCACATGGGATTGTCCAGAAAATTTTGAATATGGTAGATAAAAGGTAG
- the dapA gene encoding 4-hydroxy-tetrahydrodipicolinate synthase (High confidence in function and specificity), translated as MKKTIFTGAAVAIVTPMNDDFSVNYEKLGELIDFQINNGTDAIVICGTTGESATLTHEEHTKAIDYTVKKVAGRVPVIAGTGSNDTRYAVELSLEAQKSGADALLLVTPYYNKTTQAGLVRHFTYIADRVNLPMIVYNVPSRTGLDIKPETYYELSKHPNIVAAKEANGNITSVAKTASLCGDNLDIYSGSDELIVPILSLGGKGVISVLSNIMPRETHEICAKFFSGDVEGSKKLQLDCMSLIEALFCETNPIPVKEALNLMGFGVGNCRMPLCRMQEKNIAVLKEELKKHNLIS; from the coding sequence ATGAAAAAGACAATTTTTACAGGCGCTGCTGTTGCGATTGTAACGCCTATGAATGACGATTTTTCGGTAAACTATGAAAAGCTCGGTGAATTGATAGACTTTCAAATCAATAATGGAACTGACGCAATTGTCATATGCGGTACGACCGGCGAATCTGCTACACTAACGCATGAAGAGCATACAAAAGCAATCGACTATACGGTTAAAAAGGTTGCAGGACGTGTTCCTGTTATAGCTGGAACAGGCAGCAATGATACAAGATATGCAGTTGAACTTTCCCTTGAAGCACAGAAATCCGGCGCCGATGCTCTTTTGCTTGTCACACCCTATTACAACAAGACTACTCAGGCCGGACTTGTCCGCCATTTTACATATATAGCTGATAGAGTCAACCTGCCGATGATTGTTTACAATGTCCCAAGCAGAACAGGCCTTGACATAAAACCGGAAACATATTATGAACTTTCAAAACATCCGAATATTGTTGCCGCAAAAGAGGCAAACGGCAATATAACATCTGTTGCGAAAACAGCTTCACTGTGCGGCGACAACCTCGATATTTACTCTGGCAGTGATGAATTAATCGTTCCGATTCTTTCTCTCGGTGGAAAAGGCGTAATTTCGGTTCTGTCAAATATAATGCCGCGCGAAACGCATGAAATTTGTGCAAAATTCTTCAGCGGTGACGTAGAAGGCTCTAAAAAGCTCCAACTTGATTGTATGTCGCTTATTGAAGCACTGTTCTGTGAAACCAATCCGATTCCTGTAAAGGAAGCTCTAAACCTTATGGGATTTGGTGTAGGCAATTGCCGTATGCCTCTTTGCCGGATGCAAGAGAAAAATATTGCAGTACTTAAAGAGGAACTTAAGAAGCATAATCTCATTTCTTAA
- the tgt gene encoding Queuine tRNA-ribosyltransferase (High confidence in function and specificity) — translation MFELIKMEGRARRGRLKTVHGEVETPAFMNVATSAAIKGGISALDLVGLKCQVALCNTYHLHLRPGDEVIRDLGGLHKFMNWQRPILTDSGGFQVFSLSSLRKITEEGVHFASHIDGRRIFMGPEESMRIQANLGSTIAMAFDECVANPAEYEYAKKSSERTIRWLYRCKEELDRLKADGVAVNKEQMLFGINQGATYDDLRIDNMKKIAELDLDGYAIGGLAVGESAEEMYHIIDCVEQYMPQNKVRYLMGVGTPLNIIEAVSLGVDIFDCVMPSRNARHAHVFTWSGKRNLMNAKYERDTLPIDPECDCPTCRNFSRAYIHHLFKAQEMLAMRLSVMHNLYFYNTLMQKIRNALDNGTFNEFRKRVSEKIDKRI, via the coding sequence ATGTTTGAACTTATAAAGATGGAGGGCAGAGCCCGCAGAGGTAGGTTAAAGACTGTTCATGGAGAGGTTGAGACGCCTGCCTTTATGAATGTTGCTACAAGTGCCGCTATAAAGGGCGGCATATCAGCGCTTGACCTTGTTGGGTTAAAGTGTCAAGTTGCCCTCTGCAATACCTATCATCTTCATCTGCGGCCTGGCGATGAGGTTATTCGCGATCTCGGCGGGCTGCACAAGTTTATGAACTGGCAAAGGCCAATTCTCACCGACAGCGGTGGTTTTCAAGTATTTTCTTTATCCTCTCTCAGAAAAATTACAGAAGAAGGCGTGCATTTCGCCTCGCATATTGACGGGCGCCGGATTTTCATGGGCCCTGAGGAAAGCATGAGGATACAGGCAAATCTCGGTTCAACGATTGCAATGGCCTTTGATGAATGTGTGGCTAATCCTGCAGAATATGAATATGCAAAAAAATCCTCGGAGAGGACTATAAGGTGGTTATATCGCTGCAAAGAAGAGCTTGACAGACTTAAAGCGGATGGCGTTGCTGTAAATAAAGAACAGATGCTTTTTGGCATAAATCAAGGTGCAACATATGATGACCTGCGCATAGATAATATGAAAAAAATTGCAGAACTTGACCTTGATGGATATGCAATAGGAGGACTGGCTGTCGGCGAAAGCGCGGAGGAAATGTACCACATTATAGATTGCGTTGAACAATATATGCCACAGAACAAAGTACGCTATCTTATGGGAGTAGGTACACCGCTTAATATTATTGAAGCCGTGTCGTTGGGCGTAGATATTTTCGATTGTGTAATGCCAAGCCGTAATGCCCGCCATGCGCATGTATTCACATGGTCCGGCAAGCGGAATCTTATGAATGCCAAATATGAAAGAGATACGTTGCCGATAGATCCTGAATGTGATTGCCCGACATGCCGGAACTTTTCGAGAGCCTATATACACCACCTGTTTAAGGCACAGGAGATGCTGGCAATGAGGCTGTCGGTTATGCATAATCTTTATTTCTATAATACGCTGATGCAAAAGATTCGGAATGCATTAGACAATGGAACCTTTAATGAGTTTAGAAAACGTGTTTCTGAAAAAATTGATAAACGTATTTGA
- the dapB gene encoding 4-hydroxy-tetrahydrodipicolinate reductase (High confidence in function and specificity), producing MVRIILSGCNGKMGHVVSNVVSERDDCQIVAGFDIDSDIKEPFPVVSDPDHFDGKADVIIDFSHPSFLSKLLSFAKKNKIPAVIATTGMTDEQIEAIKEASKEIPIFFSANMSLGVNLILNLAKKAAAVLSPDFDIEIIEKHHNQKIDAPSGTALMIADSISSVLEHKPEYIFDRHFSREKRSKDEIGIHSIRGGTIVGEHDILFAGKDEVIEIKHTAMSKQIFAVGAVNAAIFLTKSKPGLYNMSDLVASIGG from the coding sequence ATGGTAAGAATTATTTTAAGCGGATGCAATGGAAAAATGGGTCATGTCGTATCAAATGTAGTCTCAGAACGAGATGATTGTCAAATTGTAGCCGGCTTTGATATTGACAGCGATATAAAAGAACCATTTCCGGTCGTATCCGATCCTGACCATTTCGATGGAAAAGCAGACGTCATCATTGATTTTTCACACCCTTCTTTCCTGTCAAAGCTTTTGAGTTTTGCAAAAAAGAATAAGATACCCGCTGTTATTGCAACGACCGGTATGACTGACGAGCAAATTGAAGCTATAAAGGAAGCTTCAAAAGAAATTCCGATATTTTTCTCCGCAAACATGTCACTCGGAGTAAATCTTATTTTGAATCTCGCTAAAAAGGCTGCCGCGGTGCTTTCACCGGATTTTGATATTGAAATCATTGAAAAGCATCACAATCAGAAAATTGATGCTCCAAGTGGTACAGCACTTATGATCGCTGACAGTATATCTTCTGTGCTTGAACATAAGCCGGAGTATATTTTTGACAGACACTTTTCGCGGGAAAAGCGTTCAAAAGATGAGATAGGAATTCATTCTATCCGCGGCGGGACAATCGTGGGAGAACACGATATTCTGTTTGCCGGAAAGGACGAAGTAATAGAAATTAAGCACACTGCAATGTCAAAGCAGATTTTTGCTGTCGGTGCAGTTAATGCTGCTATTTTTCTGACAAAAAGCAAACCCGGATTATATAATATGAGCGACCTCGTCGCTTCTATAGGAGGGTAA
- a CDS encoding hypothetical protein (Family membership), which translates to MMYFENLVVGAAASASTSSAATNENTAAAMLVTFGPLILIFVLFYFFLIRPQRKKEKKVQEMRNSLQVGDNVTTVGGIIGRVVSIKEDSVVIETGADRNKIRIKKWAIQSVETIHDD; encoded by the coding sequence ATGATGTATTTTGAAAACCTTGTTGTCGGTGCGGCCGCCTCAGCGTCAACCTCATCAGCAGCAACTAATGAAAATACGGCTGCTGCCATGTTGGTGACCTTTGGTCCTCTTATCTTAATATTCGTCTTGTTTTATTTTTTCTTGATAAGACCGCAGCGCAAGAAGGAGAAAAAAGTACAGGAAATGCGCAATTCGCTGCAAGTTGGCGATAATGTAACAACTGTCGGTGGAATTATTGGGCGTGTTGTTTCAATAAAGGAAGACTCTGTTGTTATTGAAACTGGTGCCGACCGCAATAAGATTCGTATTAAGAAATGGGCAATTCAGTCGGTTGAAACAATTCATGATGATTGA
- the queA gene encoding S-adenosylmethionine:tRNA ribosyltransferase-isomerase (High confidence in function and specificity), translating into MKKSDFYYDLPEELIAQEPLKQRDASRLMTLNRKTGETGDYHFYDIVDMLNPSDCLILNDSRVLPARIYGVKEGTGGHIEFLLLTQKGKDTWEVLLKPGRIAKPGAKFIFGDGLLKAEILEIVEGGNRIVKFTYDGNFFELLEKIGEMPLPHYIKHKLEDKERYQTVYSKKPGSAAAPTAGLHFTPELLERIKAKGVKIGFVTLHVGVGTFRPVKTENIEDHVMHFEHYELPQETADLILETKKKGGRVIAVGTTSCRTLETVAHLDGGIKASEGWTGIFIYPGYEFKAIDALITNFHLPESTLIMLVSAFAGREHVLAAYEKAIKEKYRFYSFGDAMFIY; encoded by the coding sequence ATGAAAAAATCGGACTTTTATTACGACCTACCTGAAGAGCTTATTGCTCAGGAGCCACTTAAACAGCGTGACGCCTCAAGGCTAATGACACTCAACAGGAAAACAGGTGAGACAGGAGACTATCATTTTTACGATATCGTAGATATGCTGAACCCCTCGGACTGTCTTATTCTTAACGACTCCAGGGTACTGCCGGCGCGTATCTATGGAGTTAAGGAAGGGACAGGAGGCCACATAGAATTTCTCCTTTTGACACAAAAGGGCAAAGACACATGGGAAGTGTTGCTTAAACCCGGACGTATTGCAAAACCGGGAGCAAAGTTTATTTTTGGAGACGGACTTCTGAAGGCAGAGATCCTTGAAATCGTAGAAGGCGGCAACAGGATAGTTAAGTTTACTTATGACGGGAATTTCTTTGAATTGCTCGAGAAAATTGGGGAAATGCCGCTTCCGCATTATATTAAACATAAACTTGAGGATAAAGAGCGTTACCAAACTGTTTATTCAAAAAAGCCGGGTTCGGCCGCGGCTCCTACTGCCGGTCTGCATTTCACGCCTGAACTTCTTGAACGCATAAAAGCCAAAGGTGTAAAAATTGGATTTGTTACCCTTCATGTTGGAGTAGGAACTTTCAGACCAGTCAAAACTGAAAATATAGAAGACCATGTAATGCACTTTGAGCATTATGAGCTGCCGCAAGAAACTGCTGATCTTATATTGGAGACTAAAAAGAAAGGCGGACGAGTCATAGCGGTTGGTACCACAAGCTGCAGGACTCTTGAAACGGTTGCTCATCTTGACGGCGGAATAAAGGCTTCAGAAGGTTGGACAGGCATATTTATTTATCCTGGTTATGAGTTCAAAGCGATAGACGCGTTGATTACTAATTTCCATTTGCCGGAGAGCACTTTAATTATGCTTGTTTCAGCTTTTGCAGGCAGGGAACATGTATTAGCAGCTTACGAGAAAGCCATCAAAGAAAAATATCGGTTCTATAGCTTTGGCGACGCTATGTTTATATACTGA
- a CDS encoding hypothetical protein (Family membership) — MRADTTAANSRKNISRAAANFLTGLIVGIITSIILLLIFSFIMTVRDIPEGVVPTLSAISVSIGSIVGGFVSAKMFGKSGLIVGALIGLVLFLIMMLAGAAVQGNGAKVSALIKAVVSLVSGGIGGVVGVNSRRSQKL; from the coding sequence TTGAGAGCCGATACAACCGCGGCAAATAGCCGAAAAAACATATCGCGTGCTGCAGCAAATTTTCTTACCGGTCTTATTGTAGGAATAATTACGAGTATAATCTTACTCCTGATATTTTCTTTCATAATGACTGTACGCGATATTCCTGAAGGCGTGGTTCCGACCTTATCTGCTATTTCAGTTTCTATTGGAAGCATTGTTGGCGGATTTGTCAGTGCAAAAATGTTCGGAAAATCAGGGCTCATTGTCGGCGCTTTGATAGGGTTAGTATTATTTTTAATTATGATGCTCGCAGGCGCTGCAGTTCAGGGTAATGGTGCGAAAGTATCCGCATTAATAAAAGCGGTCGTATCCCTGGTTTCCGGTGGAATCGGCGGTGTTGTCGGCGTAAACAGTCGTAGAAGTCAAAAATTATGA
- the coaC gene encoding putative phosphopantothenoylcysteine decarboxylase (High confidence in function and specificity) has product MKNIILGVTGSIAAYKAADIVNILTKDGYNVDVIMTKGGMEFITPLTLQTLSKNRVYTDVFQEDYPMEVKHISLAKKADLLLVAPASADIIGKIANGIADDMLTSVILAIRNIPRLIAPAMNTNMYENPIVQDNLKKLKKYGFEIIEPKEDRLACGDLGKGALADVDTIVNTVKSFLNDSN; this is encoded by the coding sequence ATGAAGAATATCATATTAGGTGTAACTGGAAGTATAGCCGCTTATAAGGCTGCAGATATAGTTAATATACTTACGAAGGATGGATATAACGTCGACGTGATTATGACAAAAGGGGGAATGGAGTTTATAACCCCGCTTACGCTTCAAACACTTTCAAAAAACAGAGTATACACAGATGTATTTCAAGAAGACTACCCAATGGAAGTAAAGCATATCTCACTTGCAAAGAAAGCGGATTTACTTCTTGTAGCACCTGCCTCAGCAGACATAATCGGGAAAATAGCAAACGGAATTGCAGACGATATGCTAACTTCCGTAATTTTGGCGATAAGAAATATCCCGCGTTTAATTGCACCTGCTATGAACACCAATATGTATGAAAATCCAATTGTTCAAGACAACCTCAAAAAGCTCAAAAAATATGGATTTGAAATAATCGAACCTAAAGAGGACAGGCTCGCCTGCGGCGATCTTGGCAAAGGAGCATTGGCAGACGTCGATACAATAGTAAATACAGTGAAGAGTTTTCTGAATGATAGTAATTAA
- the asd gene encoding Aspartate-semialdehyde dehydrogenase (High confidence in function and specificity) has translation MKKYKVGIIGATGMVGQRFATLLQNHPWFDIEVLAASARSAGKTYEEAVGNKWAMSVPIPENLKNKIVLDASADLKKIASSVDFVFCAVNMKKDEIKSLEEAYAKAECPVISNNSANRFTPDVPMIIPEINADHAQIIPFQRKRLGTKRGFIAVKSNCSLQSYVPALNALKEFGVTKALACTYQAISGAGKTFETFPDIVDNVIPYIGGEEEKSEKEPLKIWGSIKDGVIVPTTTPSITTQCIRVPVSDGHLAAVFASFEKKPELDEIINKWVSFKGRAQELELPSAPKQFLHYFAEDDRPQTKLDRNLEGGMAVSIGRLRRDTQYNVKFVCLSHNTIRGAAGGGILMAELLCKEGYID, from the coding sequence ATGAAAAAATACAAAGTCGGTATAATCGGAGCAACAGGCATGGTTGGCCAGCGTTTTGCAACCCTTCTTCAAAATCATCCTTGGTTTGATATTGAAGTTCTTGCTGCAAGCGCAAGATCGGCCGGCAAAACCTATGAAGAGGCTGTTGGAAACAAATGGGCTATGTCGGTCCCAATTCCTGAAAATTTAAAAAACAAGATTGTTTTAGATGCTTCTGCCGACCTTAAGAAAATTGCTTCAAGTGTAGATTTTGTATTTTGTGCTGTAAATATGAAAAAAGACGAGATAAAATCTCTTGAAGAAGCTTATGCAAAAGCAGAATGTCCCGTAATTTCAAACAACAGCGCAAACCGTTTTACACCTGATGTGCCAATGATTATTCCTGAAATTAATGCGGATCACGCTCAAATTATTCCTTTTCAGCGCAAACGACTCGGAACAAAGCGCGGGTTTATCGCGGTTAAAAGTAACTGCTCCCTTCAAAGCTATGTTCCGGCACTCAATGCGCTAAAGGAGTTCGGTGTTACAAAGGCATTGGCCTGTACATATCAAGCAATTTCTGGCGCAGGCAAAACATTTGAAACTTTCCCCGACATAGTAGATAACGTAATTCCTTATATCGGCGGCGAAGAGGAAAAATCAGAAAAAGAGCCGTTAAAAATCTGGGGCAGCATAAAAGACGGTGTTATTGTTCCGACAACAACTCCATCTATCACGACCCAGTGCATCCGCGTTCCTGTTTCTGATGGACATCTCGCAGCGGTATTTGCAAGCTTTGAGAAAAAACCAGAACTTGATGAGATTATTAATAAATGGGTTTCATTTAAGGGCCGAGCTCAGGAACTCGAATTGCCAAGTGCTCCGAAACAGTTCCTGCACTATTTCGCAGAAGACGACAGGCCGCAGACGAAACTTGACCGCAATCTTGAAGGCGGAATGGCTGTATCAATAGGGCGTCTGCGCCGTGACACTCAGTACAACGTTAAATTTGTATGCCTTTCTCATAATACAATCCGCGGTGCTGCCGGCGGCGGCATACTTATGGCGGAGCTCCTTTGCAAAGAAGGCTATATCGACTGA
- a CDS encoding amino acid-binding ACT protein (High confidence in function and specificity): MGTVTKISTLEDVALITLRNSPADIKFIAGVFKMIAGRGVNVDMISQTAPQGGRISLSFTVSGDDLGNILELFAVLRNNNPELKSDISSGNCKISIYGDEMRSIPGVAAEAFDAIAKLGVDVRLITTSEVDISILVPKADFETAYEGLLKAFDLQ, encoded by the coding sequence ATGGGTACAGTCACCAAGATTAGCACTTTAGAAGACGTGGCGCTGATTACGCTTAGAAATTCACCGGCCGATATCAAATTTATAGCTGGAGTGTTCAAGATGATTGCCGGGCGCGGAGTTAATGTTGATATGATTTCCCAAACCGCTCCGCAGGGAGGCAGAATCAGCCTTTCATTTACCGTTTCTGGTGACGATCTCGGGAACATTCTTGAATTGTTCGCTGTTCTGAGAAATAACAACCCAGAACTGAAATCTGATATAAGTTCCGGTAATTGCAAGATATCTATTTACGGTGACGAAATGCGTAGTATACCGGGTGTTGCTGCGGAAGCATTTGATGCTATTGCAAAACTCGGAGTTGATGTAAGGCTGATTACAACTTCTGAGGTTGATATTTCTATCCTTGTCCCAAAAGCAGATTTTGAAACTGCTTATGAAGGGCTGTTAAAAGCATTTGACCTGCAATAA
- a CDS encoding hypothetical protein (Family membership) gives MFIAINIGNTNTKIGLVKDQEIFILQERTETLKTAQDFERALFALISKHEVESCKLDGSILASVVPERTEPCINALTTFVGKKPIVIDKHIKTSVDFSNYGGLLGSDRIAVCVAAWNRCKAPFVVIDMGTATTFNVVNRNGVFLGGAILPGLQMCLESINLKTAQIPKIDFGKQTKVIGHNTEECVLSGAYYGTAAMLDGLVKDIEESIGESVNAILTGGSADVVRPYIKTKVIYEPDLLMHGLADIYLAIRRDF, from the coding sequence ATGTTTATTGCGATCAATATTGGTAATACAAATACTAAAATTGGGCTTGTTAAAGATCAGGAGATTTTTATTTTACAAGAGCGAACTGAAACGCTTAAGACAGCACAAGATTTTGAAAGGGCGCTTTTTGCCTTAATATCTAAGCATGAGGTAGAGAGTTGCAAACTTGATGGCTCAATTCTTGCATCTGTAGTGCCGGAACGAACGGAACCATGCATTAATGCGCTTACAACTTTTGTTGGAAAAAAGCCTATAGTGATTGACAAACATATAAAAACCAGTGTTGATTTTTCTAATTACGGAGGCTTGCTCGGTAGTGACCGTATCGCTGTTTGCGTTGCTGCTTGGAATAGATGTAAGGCACCTTTCGTTGTAATTGACATGGGAACGGCGACAACATTCAATGTTGTTAATCGGAACGGTGTTTTCCTTGGGGGCGCGATACTCCCAGGCCTACAAATGTGTCTTGAATCAATAAACCTAAAAACTGCTCAAATCCCTAAAATAGATTTTGGGAAGCAAACAAAAGTTATAGGTCATAACACGGAAGAGTGCGTTTTATCTGGAGCCTATTACGGAACAGCGGCAATGTTGGATGGCTTAGTCAAAGATATAGAAGAATCAATAGGCGAAAGTGTAAATGCAATCCTGACGGGCGGCAGCGCAGATGTAGTCAGGCCGTACATAAAAACAAAAGTAATATATGAGCCGGATTTGCTTATGCATGGATTAGCTGATATATATTTGGCTATTAGGCGAGATTTTTAA